In Carya illinoinensis cultivar Pawnee chromosome 9, C.illinoinensisPawnee_v1, whole genome shotgun sequence, the following are encoded in one genomic region:
- the LOC122275450 gene encoding transcription termination factor MTEF1, chloroplastic has translation MPVVGATALHSFLCSSPQKPLSPALSCHQLNTSLAAKPKTPLQKHPLYTPTHANLSLQIKEKIICLEIMGVDSGKALSQNPSLHTATLESIHSIISFLQSKGILQKDLPRIFGMCPRILTSSIRTDLNPVFTFLSQDLRVPDHSFRRVINRCPRLLTSSVRDQLKPALFYLQRLGFKDLEALAYQDSVLLVSSVENTLIPKLKYLESLGLSRDETVGMVLRCPSLLTFSIENNYKPKYEYFAEVMEKKMEELKEFPQYFAFSLEKRIKPRHAQVLQSGVEVPLPLMLKSTDDEFVELITQGAG, from the coding sequence ATGCCAGTTGTAGGAGCAACAGCATTGCATTCTTTCCTGTGCTCCTCTCCTCAGAAACCACTATCCCCAGCACTAAGCTGCCACCAATTAAACACCTCCTTAGCAGCAAAACCCAAAACCCCCCTCCAAAAGCATCCACTCTATACGCCAACCCACGCAAATCTCTCCCTCCAGATCAAAGAGAAGATCATATGCCTTGAAATTATGGGTGTTGATTCAGGTAAGGCTCTCTCCCAAAACCCTTCTTTACACACCGCTACCCTTGAATCCATCCACTCCATCATCTCCTTCCTCCAATCCAAAGGCATCCTCCAGAAGGACTTGCCCAGGATCTTTGGCATGTGCCCCAGAATTCTCACCTCTAGCATCAGAACCGATCTTAACCCAGTTTTCACCTTTCTCTCTCAAGACCTTAGAGTCCCAGACCATAGCTTTAGAAGGGTCATCAACAGGTGTCCAAGATTGCTAACTTCTAGTGTTAGAGACCAGCTCAAACCAGCTCTATTTTACCTTCAGAGACTTGGGTTCAAGGACTTGGAGGCATTGGCTTACCAAGATTCAGTCTTGTTGGTTTCTAGTGTAGAGAATACCCTGATTCCCAAGCTCAAGTATTTGGAGAGTTTGGGACTTTCAAGAGATGAGACTGTGGGCATGGTTTTGAGATGCCCATCTCTGTTAACTTTCAGTATCGAGAATAATTATAAGCCCAAGTATGAGTATTTTGCTGAGGTAATGGAGAAGAAGATGGAGGAATTAAAGGAGTTCCCCCAGTATTTTGCTTTCAGTTTGGAGAAGAGGATAAAGCCGAGGCACGCGCAGGTTTTGCAGAGTGGAGTGGAGGTCCCTTTGCCATTAATGCTTAAGAGCACCGATGATGAGTTCGTCGAGTTGATTACACAAGGGGCCGGATGA
- the LOC122275449 gene encoding uncharacterized protein LOC122275449, protein MREEVISSGGTIDAAPAASSAGASSPAVPTHVGSIDGSSHGRGSKAASLSCVGSQPPLTSLSASAGGSAFVSSRPSCRPWERGDLLRRLATFKPSNWLGKPKVISSLTCAQRGWINVDVDKIECESCGVCLSFTLLPSWTPTEVQDAAEAFAKQLDAVHNVSCPWRGNSCPESLVQFPPTSQSALIGGYKDRCDGLVQYQSLPIVAASAIETMRASRGPQVTRLLSEEVDIKPESIPELESSRDGALCLYSRAQKLISLCGWEPGWLLNVQDCEEHSAQSARNGYPAGPNQAQVHLLQDHGTGKKPLTAADKKEMGKSKVLVKDSRCEFRSPLLDCSLCGATVRISDFVSIPRPARLTPNNIDIPDASKKMGLTRGVSAASGISGWVAADDTEREHTEDRDEVATTSDRKVLPNTDVDLNLTMAGALPFTQLDRTAMSENILDADMGRDLMIGQPAGSEVGDRAASYESRGPSSRKRNLEKGGTSDYRPHLRMQQADSVEGTVIDRDGDEVTDGREYSAGPSKRARDSDLFDTYCSSSHRDTSGAGPSHSMGFEVYTDGNRVSSFRQGSDQLIGIQSARDSTRASSVIAMDTGFHSANADSMESVENYPGDVDDVHFPSSGIYGNLDMNDTSEINHSNQAQQSIGFRPAAAIPGEMGVSSTNDGEELFNAETVTAQARDGFSFGISGGSVGMCASHEAEIHGADVSVHRANSVVGDVEPRAEDAENQGQTGESAPDPGLMDEIVPDEINREDPHGDSQEMLSRSVGRADSSSKIYGSAKTESVESGEKISQGDKLVPENNAHPSLSCNANVFFGCKTTKKEVAKAGPPKGASNYEEALEFDPIVHHNQFCPWVNGNVAAAGCTASSTVTDAFALCGWQLTLDALDNLPSLGNIAIQNVPSESAASLYKDDQRTRDQKLLRRHSMSRSHGQH, encoded by the exons ATGCGAGAGGAGGTTATCAGTTCCGGAGGGACCATTGACGCTGCTCCTGCTGCCAG TTCTGCTGGGGCATCCTCACCTGCTGTTCCTACACATGTTGGCAGTATAGATGGTTCCAGTCATGGTCGTGGCTCTAAAGCAGCTTCTTTGTCTTGTGTTGGTTCACAACCACCATTGACTTCCTTGAGCGCAAGTGCTGGTGGTTCAGCTTTTGTATCATCAAGGCCGTCATGTAGACCATGGGAAAGAGGAGATTTATTGAGGCGTTTGGCTACCTTCAAGCCTTCAAATTGGTTGGGGAAGCCTAAG GTTATTAGTTCATTGACTTGTGCTCAAAGAGGTTGGATAAACGTGGATGTGGACAAAATTGAATGTGAATCATGTGGTGTATGCCTGAGTTTTACGTTGTTACCATCTTGGACCCCTACTGAAG TTCAAGATGCTGCTGAAGCATTTGCCAAACAGCTGGATGCTGTGCACAATGTCAGTTGTCCTTGGAGGGGAAATAGCTGCCCAGAGAGCTTGGTGCAGTTTCCTCCAACTTCTCAGTCTGCCCTGATTGGGGGATATAAGGATAGATGCGATGGACTTGTGCAATATCAATCTCTTCCCATTGTGGCTGCGTCTGCCATTGAGACAATGCGGGCCTCTCGGGGCCCACAGGTTACTCGCCTTTTGTCAGAGGAAGTAGATATTAAACCAGAGAGTATACCAGAACTTGAAAGCTctcgagatggggcattatgtTTATATTCTCGT GCCCAGAAGCTTATAAGCCTCTGTGGATGGGAACCTGGATGGCTTTTAAATGTTCAAGACTGTGAAGAGCATTCTGCTCAATCAGCTAGGAACGGATATCCTGCAGGCCCTAATCAGGCCCAGGTCCATCTATTGCAGGATCATGGAACAGGCAAGAAGCCACTGACTGCTGCAGATAAAAAAGAGATGGGGAAGAGTAAAGTGTTGGTTAAGGATTCAAGATGTGAGTTCAGGTCCCCTTTGCTAGATTGTAGCTTATGTGGTGCTACAGTTAGGATATCAGATTTCGTATCAATACCTCGACCTGCACGGCTCACTCCAAACAACATTGATATTCCTGATGCGAGCAAAAAAATGGGATTAACACGCGGAGTAAGTGCGGCCAGTGGAATTAGTGGCTGGGTTGCTGCTGATGATACAGAAAGAGAACATACTGAAGACCGTGATGAAGTTGCAACAACAAGTGATAGGAAAGTGCTGCCAAATACAGATGTTGATTTGAATCTTACAATGGCAGGGGCTTTACCTTTTACTCAGTTGGACAGGACAGCAATGTCGGAAAATATTCTTGATGCAGATATGGGTAGGGACCTCATGATTGGGCAGCCTGCAGGCAGTGAGGTTGGTGACCGTGCAGCTTCATATGAATCACGGGGTCCCAGCTCTCGTAAGCGGAACCTGGAGAAAGGGGGAACTTCAGATTATAGGCCACACCTAAGGATGCAGCAAGCTGATAGTGTTGAAGGCACTGTCATTGATCGTGATGGTGATGAAGTCACAGATGGCCGAGAATATTCAGCTGGGCCTTCAAAACGTGCTCGTGACTCTGATTTATTTGATACATACTGTTCATCATCTCATAGAGATACATCTGGTGCTGGTCCTAGCCATTCAATGGGTTTTGAAGTATACACAGATGGCAATAGGGTTTCTTCATTTCGGCAAGGAAGTGACCAACTTATTGGGATCCAATCAGCTAGGGATTCTACTCGTGCATCATCGGTAATTGCTATGGATACTGGTTTCCATAGTGCAAATGCCGACTCTATGGAAAGTGTTGAAAATTATCctggagatgttgatgatgttcATTTCCCCTCTTCTGGTATATATGGCAATCTGGACATGAATGATACATCTGAAATAAATCATAGTAACCAAGCTCAGCAGAGCATTGGTTTCCGGCCAGCTGCTGCCATCCCTGGGGAAATGGGTGTCAGTAGTACAAATGATGGGGAAGAACTTTTCAATGCAGAGACTGTGACTGCTCAAGCCAGGGATGGGTTTAGTTTTGGAATTAGTGGTGGAAGTGTTGGGATGTGTGCTAGTCATGAGGCTGAAATTCATGGGGCTGATGTATCTGTCCATAGAGCGAATAGTGTGGTTGGTGATGTGGAACCAAGAGCAGAAGATGCTGAAAATCAGGGCCAGACTGGGGAATCTGCTCCAGATCCTGGACTAATGGACGAGATTGTCCCTGATGAAATTAATAGGGAAGATCCCCATGGAGATAGCCAGGAAATGTTGTCTCGATCTGTTGGAAGGGCAGATAGCAGCTCAAAAATTTATGGTTCTGCTAAAACCGAATCAGTTGAAAGTGGTGAAAAGATAAGTCAAGGCGACAAGTTAGTACCTGAGAACAATGCCCACCCTTCTCTTTCTTGCAATGCTAACGTGTTTTTTGGTTGTAAAACAACGAAGAAAGAGGTTGCAAAAGCTG GGCCTCCAAAAGGAGCAAGCAATTATGAGGAAGCTTTGGAATTTGATCCAATTGTCCATCACAACCAGTTCTGTCCTTGGGTGAATGGAAATGTTGCGGCTGCTGGCTGTACTGCTTCCAGCACTGTCACTGATGCTTTTGCGCTTTGTGGGTGGCAGCTGACTCTCGATGCACTGGATAATTTACCATCACTTGGAAATATTGCAATTCAGAATGTACCGTCTGAATCAGCAGCGTCATTGTATAAG GATGATCAGCGGACTCGTGATCAAAAGCTTCTTCGACGCCACTCGATGAGCAGAAGTCATGGGCAACATTGA